The proteins below are encoded in one region of Dioscorea cayenensis subsp. rotundata cultivar TDr96_F1 chromosome 18, TDr96_F1_v2_PseudoChromosome.rev07_lg8_w22 25.fasta, whole genome shotgun sequence:
- the LOC120282941 gene encoding exocyst complex component EXO70H1-like — protein sequence MPRLGLRALFFGSYHESHHPQRLHDPISNHGRSLTAPPSPSYYPGRSSSVTCSPSRQTFSATMMDENIALTESIIMRWDPSTNLEARMTSLFRSDKREAGLLLRAVGDLQRAMLFFSSDELAGDPAVRSRNLVRAQALMQAAIRRLEHELDLLLSSSPDPLESISARTSSSSGNDELSDEEKISSASDAVPAADDDLRAISEAMIAAGYGKEYVRIYKTRRKSIVDEGLYRLGFERLSSSQIQKLDWDILELKIKSWLRGTGPAIQTLFSSELTLAEHVFSGSNSILESCFADITRDAATALLSFPDSIAKTKSTPEKLFRILDLYDTISTLLPSIKTLFSFESTTSVLSQTLTSLQKLEETANSLLADFESLIQKDASRSAISGGGVHPLTRYVINYLIFLGDYKLPLANILANSNPSSPQEPDPEESSLSSPMAKRISWLVFVLLCKLDSKAETYKHVGQSYLFLANNLHYIVNKISESELKEILGDEWLQRHSAKVRHYMGNYERLVWATVAAAIPAVGVATAEEAGESMKAFNAAFEEASRNQGEWVVVDKTSRDEVRASAVRMVVPAYRGFYWRCRELLGGSAGSAAVRYSPEDVRNRIEELVSISPGSGLGSSPSLGSGSGTGSCWASGPGSKLSFCWRSDTK from the coding sequence atgCCACGCTTAGGACTTCGAGCTCTCTTCTTTGGCTCTTATCACGAGAGCCATCATCCCCAGCGGCTCCATGATCCAATCTCCAATCATGGCCGTTCGTTAACTGCTCCTCCATCTCCAAGCTACTATCCTGGCCGTTCATCAAGTGTAACTTGTTCTCCTTCCCGCCAGACCTTCTCTGCAACTATGATGGACGAGAACATCGCCCTCACTGAATCCATCATCATGAGATGGGATCCCAGTACGAATCTCGAGGCGAGAATGACGTCACTTTTCCGGTCAGATAAGCGCGAGGCTGGCCTTCTTCTTCGCGCCGTCGGCGACCTCCAGCGCGCCATGCTCTTCTTCTCGTCTGATGAGCTCGCCGGCGACCCCGCCGTCCGTTCCCGCAACCTCGTCCGCGCCCAGGCTTTGATGCAGGCGGCGATCCGCCGGCTCGAGCACGAGCTTGATCTCCTTCTGTCTTCCTCTCCTGATCCTCTGGAATCCATTTCCGCTCGCACCTCCAGCTCCTCCGGCAACGACGAGTTATCCGACGAGGAAAAGATCTCGTCGGCTTCCGATGCTGTCCCCGCCGCCGACGACGACCTTCGAGCTATCTCTGAAGCCATGATCGCCGCCGGGTACGGTAAGGAGTACGTCCGGATCTACAAAACCCGCCGGAAATCCATCGTCGATGAGGGCCTCTACCGTCTTGGCTTCGAGCGGCTATCCTCGTCCCAGATCCAGAAGCTCGATTGGGACATCCTCGAGCTCAAGATCAAGTCCTGGCTCCGCGGCACTGGTCCGGCCATCCAAACCCTCTTCTCCAGCGAGCTTACTCTAGCCGAGCACGTCTTCTCCGGCTCCAACTCCATCCTCGAGTCCTGCTTCGCCGACATCACCCGTGACGCCGCCACCGCCCTTCTCTCCTTCCCAGACTCCATCGCCAAAACCAAATCCACGCCGGAGAAGCTCTTCCGAATCCTAGACCTCTATGACACTATCTCCACCCTCCTCCCTTCCATCAAGACCCTCTTCTCCTTCGAATCCACCACCAGCGTCCTCTCCCAAACCCTAACCTCATTGCAAAAACTCGAAGAAACAGCGAACTCTCTCCTCGCCGATTTCGAATCACTCATCCAAAAAGACGCCTCCAGGTCAGCAATTTCAGGCGGTGGGGTCCACCCTCTGACACGGTACGTCATCAACTACCTCATTTTCCTCGGCGATTACAAGCTCCCACTCGCCAATATCCTCGCCAATTCAAACCCATCATCACCCCAAGAACCAGATCCAGAGGAAAGCTCGCTCTCATCTCCAATGGCGAAGAGGATATCATGGCTCGTTTTCGTCCTTCTCTGCAAGCTCGACAGCAAGGCCGAGACCTACAAACACGTCGGCCAATCCTACCTATTCTTAGCTAACAATCTCCACTACATTGTGAACAAGATCAGTGAATCCGAGCTCAAAGAAATCCTCGGAGACGAATGGCTTCAAAGGCACTCCGCCAAAGTTCGTCATTATATGGGCAACTACGAGAGGCTGGTCTGGGCGACGGTGGCGGCGGCGATCCCGGCCGTTGGTGTAGCGACGGCGGAGGAGGCCGGAGAATCAATGAAGGCCTTCAATGCTGCATTTGAGGAGGCTTCGCGGAATCAAGGGGAGTGGGTGGTGGTGGACAAGACATCGAGAGACGAAGTCCGGGCTTCGGCTGTGCGAATGGTCGTGCCGGCTTACCGGGGATTCTACTGGCGGTGCAGGGAGTTGCTCGGCGGCAGCGCCGGCTCTGCG